One stretch of Cellulomonas wangsupingiae DNA includes these proteins:
- a CDS encoding response regulator — protein sequence MIRVVVVDDQTLVRQGIRGLLALTDAVDVVAEGADGDDALALVAEHRPDVLLLDLQMPRRDGIAVLEALRAADDPTPVLVLTTFDDDALVARALGGGARGYLLKDVTLDQLVDAVRRVAAGERLWQPAVSDRLLRALLDRPALLDGAGVEGADRPEPLTARELDVLRLLAAGWSNREIAETLHLASGTVKNHVSAVLLKLGVRDRTRAVLRALDLGLLGR from the coding sequence ATGATCCGCGTCGTGGTCGTCGACGACCAGACGCTCGTGCGGCAGGGCATCCGCGGCCTGCTGGCGCTGACCGACGCCGTCGACGTCGTCGCCGAGGGCGCGGACGGCGACGACGCGCTCGCGCTCGTCGCCGAGCACCGCCCCGACGTGCTGCTGCTCGACCTGCAGATGCCGCGCCGTGACGGCATCGCCGTGCTCGAGGCCCTGCGGGCGGCGGACGACCCCACTCCGGTGCTCGTCCTGACCACGTTCGACGACGACGCGCTCGTCGCCCGTGCGCTGGGCGGCGGAGCGCGCGGCTACCTGCTCAAGGACGTCACGCTCGACCAGCTCGTCGACGCCGTGCGCCGGGTCGCCGCCGGCGAGCGGCTGTGGCAGCCCGCCGTCAGCGACCGGCTGCTGCGCGCGCTGCTGGACCGGCCCGCCCTGCTGGACGGCGCCGGCGTCGAGGGCGCGGACCGGCCCGAGCCGCTCACCGCGCGCGAGCTGGACGTCCTGCGCCTGCTGGCCGCGGGCTGGTCGAACCGAGAGATCGCCGAGACGCTGCACCTCGCGTCCGGCACGGTGAAGAACCACGTGTCCGCGGTCCTGCTCAAGCTGGGCGTCCGGGACCGGACGCGCGCGGTGCTGCGCGCGCTGGACCTGGGTCTCCTGGGCCGCTGA
- a CDS encoding GNAT family N-acetyltransferase codes for MKDVGLTARWAGLPGGTVVDERTVDGLGRLTTTVLDLDADVPTLHAWCTARGTAFWGLADLGVDELRATYAGVATVDHHHALLVRADGTPVALVQAYEPAHDPVGDVYDVRAGDLGMHVLVGARPPQVRPGTAYAHRLVPAVAQVLADATGATRVVGEPDARNAAMLRVAERSGAVLGPEVDLPTKRARLTFWHPDPCPPPTAERGTRPPSAGETSTALDG; via the coding sequence GTGAAGGACGTCGGCCTGACGGCGCGGTGGGCCGGCCTGCCCGGCGGGACGGTCGTCGACGAGCGCACCGTCGACGGCCTCGGCCGCCTGACGACCACCGTGCTCGACCTCGACGCCGACGTGCCGACGCTGCACGCGTGGTGCACGGCCCGCGGCACGGCGTTCTGGGGCCTGGCCGACCTCGGCGTCGACGAGCTGCGGGCCACCTACGCGGGGGTCGCCACGGTCGACCACCACCACGCCCTGCTCGTGCGGGCCGACGGGACGCCCGTCGCGCTGGTGCAGGCGTACGAGCCCGCGCACGACCCGGTGGGCGACGTCTACGACGTGCGGGCCGGTGACCTGGGCATGCACGTGCTCGTCGGCGCGCGGCCGCCGCAGGTCCGCCCGGGCACGGCCTACGCGCACCGGCTCGTGCCCGCCGTCGCGCAGGTGCTCGCGGACGCGACCGGTGCGACGCGGGTCGTCGGCGAGCCCGACGCGCGCAACGCGGCGATGCTGCGCGTGGCCGAGCGCTCGGGCGCCGTCCTCGGCCCCGAGGTCGACCTGCCGACCAAGCGCGCCCGCCTGACCTTCTGGCACCCGGACCCCTGCCCACCCCCCACCGCCGAGCGCGGTACTCGACCGCCGAGCGCGGGGGAAACGAGTACCGCGCTCGACGGCTGA